One genomic region from Planctomycetia bacterium encodes:
- the rplI gene encoding 50S ribosomal protein L9 → MANSELKRRRRGLTISKRLPKAENGDIELLLIQSVDHLGKQGDVVHVKAGYANNFLMPQGLATIATPHHKRMVEKHKAKLQDIQRSRLAGLQAQADALSHQSITIEANANDEGHLYGSVGSSEIIRALKAQDITITSDQVKLRGPLKELGLYTVNIHLGQEIEAELKVWVVPTVRDEEATPPPVKTEPTAG, encoded by the coding sequence ATGGCAAACTCTGAACTCAAACGTCGCCGGCGCGGATTGACGATTTCCAAGCGGCTGCCCAAAGCGGAAAACGGCGATATCGAGCTGTTGCTGATCCAGTCTGTGGATCACCTCGGCAAGCAGGGGGACGTGGTCCACGTGAAAGCGGGCTACGCCAACAACTTCCTGATGCCGCAGGGATTGGCCACGATCGCCACGCCGCACCACAAGCGGATGGTCGAGAAGCACAAGGCCAAGCTCCAGGACATCCAACGCTCCCGGCTGGCCGGACTGCAAGCTCAAGCGGACGCTTTGAGCCATCAGAGCATCACGATCGAAGCCAACGCCAACGACGAAGGCCACCTCTACGGCTCCGTCGGTTCGTCGGAGATCATCCGCGCCCTCAAGGCCCAGGACATCACGATCACCAGCGATCAGGTCAAGCTGCGCGGACCGCTCAAGGAATTGGGACTCTACACGGTCAACATTCACTTGGGCCAGGAAATCGAAGCCGAGCTCAAGGTCTGGGTCGTACCCACCGTGCGCGACGAAGAAGCCACGCCGCCGCCGGTGAAGACTGAACCCACGGCCGGCTAA
- the ssb gene encoding single-stranded DNA-binding protein, with product MASFNRVILMGNVTRDIELKYTQSQLAVTELGLAVNDKRKNAKGEWVEETTFVDVTLWGRTAEIASEYLSKGAPVLIEGRLKLDSWETKEGDKRSKLRVVGENMRLLGGRGGGGGGGGGSGSSSRGGGGGRSAPQFDESEYSSGAEEFGGRSSSGGGSGGGGGSSGGGGDDIPF from the coding sequence ATGGCGAGCTTTAACCGCGTCATCCTGATGGGGAATGTGACGCGCGATATCGAGTTGAAATACACGCAGTCCCAGTTGGCGGTGACGGAACTGGGGCTCGCGGTCAACGACAAGCGCAAGAACGCCAAAGGGGAATGGGTCGAGGAAACCACGTTTGTCGACGTGACCCTGTGGGGACGCACGGCGGAGATCGCCAGCGAGTACCTCTCCAAGGGAGCGCCGGTGCTGATTGAAGGCCGCTTGAAGCTCGATTCCTGGGAGACTAAGGAAGGCGACAAGCGATCTAAGCTGCGGGTTGTAGGCGAAAACATGCGTCTGCTCGGCGGCCGCGGAGGCGGCGGTGGTGGAGGAGGCGGTAGCGGAAGCAGTAGTCGCGGCGGAGGCGGTGGACGATCGGCGCCACAATTTGACGAATCAGAATACTCCTCCGGAGCGGAGGAGTTCGGCGGCCGCTCGAGCAGCGGCGGCGGATCAGGTGGCGGCGGCGGCTCAAGTGGCGGGGGCGGAGACGACATCCCGTTCTAA